DNA sequence from the Cucurbita pepo subsp. pepo cultivar mu-cu-16 chromosome LG06, ASM280686v2, whole genome shotgun sequence genome:
TTCTATGTGTAACTATTAAAGGACTCAAAAAGCATCcttagtgtgagatctcacgtcggagtagacacgtttcaaaaccttgaggggaagcccaaaaggaaaagtctaaagaagacaacatctactagtggtgggcttggacggtcacaaatggtatcagagctagacactaggcgatgtgccagcgaggaggttgagcttTGAAAGTGGGTGAATTGGGGGtctcacgtcgattggagaagggaacgagtgctagcgagaaaACTATGCCTcgaagggtggattgtgagatcccacatcggttggggaggaaaacgaaattctctttataagggtgtggaaacctctccctagcagtgttttcaaaaccttgaggggaagtccagaagggaaagctcaaaaattacaatatctactagcagtgggcttggacggttacaaatggtatcagagccagacaccgagtgatgtgccagtgaggaggctgagccccgaagggggtggattgggggtttccacatcgattggagaagggaacgaatgccaacgaggacgctgggccctgaagagggtggattgtgagatcccacatcgattggggaagaaaacgaaatactccttataaaagtgtggaaacctctctctacgCGAACATCCTTTCATTTGTTGGAGAGGTATAGGAGCATAAGCATgagaaaagcccaaataagaCCATATCTGCTCGGCTTGGACTAATACACTTAGTTTCTCATCCGATAGCCTCAAAGTCAAGAGCAGAAGCTTAATCCTCTCAGCGGCGAATAAACTAAGAATTTGGAATGTGTGAAAACACTGTTCCATCCATTGCGTGATAAGTTAGGCTACCTTGCTTTCTCCGATTTCAACTAAATTAAGCATCGCTCATCACATAATGACTTCACACATGCAGATTAGATAACTATGAACATGATGATCCTTAGAGAATATTGTGTTCTCTAAGGATCACTTCACCGATTTGACAAAAAGCATCAatttcaacaaacaaaaagattcCGAGAATATTCACTGAAGAATCACTTCACCGACAATAGAGATTTCAGAAATCGCCGATGAAAATGACGATCCTTACAATTCGAGCTTAACTATAAGCATGTTGATCCCTAAAATCGCCAAAAAAGCAGCGAGAAAACTCATCACTAACCTGAGGAATGACTCGGAACTTCAGAGGAGGAAATTAAATCAGATAAATCAGGGGAAGCTGAGAGTCTCGAACCACGGCTGCTCCAAGAGGAAGAACTGTGCAGCATCAAACGAAATAAGAATCGAAATTTCGCAACTCGATCAGAAATTTGTCGTTTTCAGtcattttcttgaatttgacttttcttcctcttcctcttcctcttcctcttcctttccCTCAGTTACGTGGTTTGCAATCCCATCACCTAACTTCAACAGATTTATTGCAATCTATTACCTTAGCTAAAGCCAAATCAGAAATAGACACGTGGACTGTTGGTCCCGATGTGGCAGCTTACGTGGAATACTTGGGTCTCCTTCTTTGGGAAGTATCGAAAGTAGTACGTGGACCGTCCCTTCGCCGTACGATTAGAATATTGGGAGATGTTTGGTAaactctttttaaaataaagaaaattggtTTAGCTAAATTAGTCGACAGTTTTATAAAGTCAGACCTATCctaataaattagtttttagttaaataaatcttaattaataataattttatttaatttttattctcaaattatatatatgtttgaattaaaatatagactaaaataaaataattttaaaaattagataagataatataagttaatttaaaattttaaataatgtaattatatattgagaaatggagatttaattaaatagtaacTATCTGAcctaaatataaattaattatatatcgTTTGATATGGTAAATTTGTATTATAATTTGTTACCTTGAGTGgtgaatattaattttttcagggctaaaaaggtaattttctTATATAGGAAACTTTAAGTTAAAACCTTTTAgttaaataaatcttaattaacaataattttatttaatttttattctcaaattatataaacaaaaatataaataaaataatttaaaaaattagataatataatataagttaatttaaaattgtaaataatgtaattataTAATGAGAAAtggatttttaattaaataatagcTCTCTaatctaaatataaattaattatatatcgTTTGATATGGTAAATTTggattataattattatatattataatttgttaccatgaataattaattttttctagggctaaaaaggtaattttatatatagggaaacttaaattatttagtaaagttttatttatatagaaaaatattaaaaatcataagaattaaaatagaatatacgattttatactaaaaaggatgaataaacaaaagggtgcaaaaatggaaaaaaaaaattaaaaacaataatataataaaataaaataaaggtatTCACAATTATCTTGTGGAACAGATGACGACAAAATAAAAGTCGATCGCAGTGGCTAGTTTCAAGTTTCAGTTCTGAACTTCTAAGAGTCTGTTCATCATTTATTCCGTCCTCTGGTGTTTCTGTGCAGAGATTTGAGCTCCCATGGCGATTTCAAAGTTCGCCagtctatttatttttcttgtccTAGTTTTCACGCACGTCCGCGCCAATGTATCGGTTGATGTAGAAGCGGAACATGTAGTTGAAGTCATCAGATCGGATGATTCCGAGGTTTCTGATTTGAAGGTTGAATTGGACGAGCTTAAGTCCAAGATTCAAAAGCTTGGTTAGATTTCGATTATCCTTAACTCTAGCTATCGTTTCTAATAAGTTTTAATTGCTATTTTTGTGATgtctgagaaaagaaaaaagtgagAAGGAAATCTAATTGCATGGAGAATTTAGAACAGTTCATTCGAGTATGATTTTATGATTCGTGGAGTCGGTAATTTAATATTCTCTGGCCAGATTTAAAACGCCATTTTGCTTTGTGTTTATATGTATCTGATAGATAGATCTATTGTGAAgttatttttcaagtttttggcAGTAATATATAGGAATTTTAGAAGTTGACAATATCAGGTGTGCTATATCTCGAAATCTGGGTTCCAATTGTTTGTTGTATTGTTGATTAGTTGAGGAACAAAAATATAGCATCGAATTATACGTTAATTTTCACTCTTGTGAGTGTCGAACAATGTACTGGATGATGGTTAGGAAGATTTCTCAAAATCTAAACTGGTATCCTGTTATTCATGTTGTTGTTTTGGTTGCTAACGCTTGCCTTTACCCAATGCTGAAGAATCCCACCTTGATGAAAAAAGCCAAGAATTGAAGAGGAAGGACGAGGCAATAGCTCAGAAGGAAAAGATCATTAGTGCCAAGCTAGATAGCATTTCGTTGCTTGAAAGTGAGATTGCTTCTCTTCAGGTTTGTGACAGTCTAGGCTTTAATCTTTTAGTCTTTCAGGATGGTTAAATTGTCACCCTCTGAACACACTCGATCTTGCTTCCGTAGTTATCTCTAAAACCCTGTATACAATGTTTCACTCAAATgctgaattttttaaaactattgtCACACTTAGAAAAAAGGGCAATTAGACGCGGAGGAGCAGGTTGTGAAGGCGTATGCACGTGCTCATGAATTAGAAAGACAGGTGAGAAATGAAAATcattacttttattattataattttaaaccaCTGTCTTCGCTTGATGATGTACCACCCTTCTGCAGGTCGATGATCTCAAAAGACAATTGGAGATGCTGAATGCGGAGAAAAAATCCTGGGAAACTCTGGCAAATGAAGCTGAGAAGAAAATGCAGAAAGCCATTTTAAGATTAGAGAATGTAAGAAGTTATTTCACTAGTTTCTTCTCCCACACTGCTGGTTTTTCATGACATACGCCCAATGTAATTATTTATCCGGTGTTTCCTGGGTGTTCGATGAATTGAGCACATATTTATGACACATGCTTTCCTAAAAAATTGTACTCCATGCAGGCTTCATTCAAATGATTTAAACTCTCTTAttagatttagatttttatCACTTTTCTgacatttgtttattttgcagattcttaaatatgaaatgcatgatttttgttctttaggTGCATTGTCATTACAGCTAGTGTGTctgtaaaaaattaaaatcagtGCAGTGTATAAACTTCAGACAAGTAGAGTCAGATTTTCTgctataatttttcttttataggatgtagtttttcttttgaaactaTCTTTCTGATTATGATAAtcttgcttttattttttctgacACCAACTTTGTACACGTTATGAAAATTCCTGATAttggaagatattttttacttcaacAGTTCCAGAAGATTCATGAAGAACAGGAAAATAGAATCCGTGTAACTGAACGAGCTCTTGAAGTAACTAAGGTACTTCATGATGCTTCTGAACTTATCAATGACAGTGACGTTTTGTTgtatattcttatattttttaaaaaaaaattaggaagagATGAGGAAGGCGAAGTTTGAGGCAACTTCGAAAATTAAGGAGTTAACAGAGGTAATGTGTTTGAATAATATAGAGTGGTGGATATTATTTTAGATGAAACTTCAATTGTGAGGGGGATGCTAACTTTATTTCGTCCGCAGGTTCATGGTGCATGGCTCCCGCCTTGGCTCGCTTCACATTATGGCCATTTTGAGGTAATGCTCTAGTATTTTGTTTCCATTCCCTAACTTTTACTCCTCTGAGTTCTGTTCTGAAGGTTTACTCTTTGCAGTCTTTGATCAAAACACATTGGAATGAGCATGCAAAGCCTGCAATTGATGTAGCAATTCAGAAGGTAATATTATATAAGTTTCACTTCCTGTGAAcaattttgagaagaaaacaaactgCAGGTGGCatccaccccccccccccccNNNNNNNNNNNNNNNNNNNNNNNNNNNNNNNNNNNNNNNNNNNNNNNNNNNNNNNNNNNNNNNNNNNNNNNNNNNNNNNNNNNNNNNNNNNNNNNNNNNNNNNNNNNNNNNNNCCCCCCCGAATTCACTGGTTTGCAATCAAAGTATTATTAaggttgaattaaattatgtcTTCTGGCCTCTGGGATCTGTGTGAATTGAGCTAGTTTAGTTAGTGCTTATAATTCTATAGCTCGAGTctgaaaataattgaatttcttgACTGtatgctcttttttttttctttatatgcATGTATGTACATGTGtacacatatatttttttgttagtaaGCCCATATTTACTTATAATCTAGTGTATGATTTAATACATTAATCAGCTACAACTCATGTTTCCAATTTGCTGCAGGCATCAGATAAGACGGCACAAGCAGCAAAATGGGCTGAACCCCACGTCAAAACAGTGAAAGTAGTAAGCCTCTAGTTTTTATTGTCTACTTGTTGTGCTTTGATATCTTTGAAGTTGACATGGTATCTCAATTAATGATGGTCTGGACTTCAATTCTCTAGTATCTTAATTCAATAGTTCAACACCTTAAAGTTCACATATTTTACAATAGAGGATGCATTATGCAATCTTGTAGCTTCACATTCTTATACTTGTAAGGTTATTTCCTTCCATGATGCTCAATCTAGAGAGTTTTCAGTATATCGTGTTATGCAATATTGTAGCTTCTCATTCATATACTGTTAAGGTTCTCTCCTTCCATGACGCTCAATCAAGAGAGAGCTTTCTGTAATAATCAGAAAGCACCGATTTTCTCGTCCACTTAATATGATCACCATTTTCTAATTCTTCAGGCCTATCAGTTTAGTCACAAGTCTGTATAAGAATCTTCCATGAATGAGAACTCTACATTTGTCTTCgtctaaaaaatgtaaatgcTCATAAAGGTTGAAGACTTTTGACCAAATAGTTCATCCCTGGTTTGTACAAGATTGCTGCTAAAGTTCTGGCAGATAAGATATATAAAGGTAAAGCATAGTGTCACAATCACTCTTATGGCAGCGGAACAACGATTGTTCGACACTTTTTCTAACCCAGCGAACAAGTCAGCTGTATGGAAATCATAAGTCGTGGACAATTCAAACGTATGATTGAGAGATAGCGTTCAGAAAACATGAGAGATGAAATGCGTTGAGAACAATTTGtaagaaagcaatgttataggCTAAAAGCAAATAAGCAATAACCACAACTTTGATAGCATACAACCCaagtaggaagaattgacgacTTGTCACATAtctctatagtacattttagTCTTAgcgggtgtagacatgattttggtgaataGTCATACATCCCTGTATTAACACGATTGGGATAGTTAAGACCTAACTAtacatgaaagcaagtaaaaaggggtttggaatgCCAAAAGATTTGTTACCAGGCTGCTGATTTAAATGAGAGCAACAACAttgttgatatatatatatatatatatatatatatatatttgtttctttccttttactGTATGAAGTCTTTCTGACCATATTTTTTCCTAAAGTGGATTGCTCTCTCATATGCCATGACGTCGCTTGCAGAAGTATATCCCTGCTGTGAAGGAAAGATGGTTGGTAGTAAAAACAAATGTTAAACCACATGTCGAGACATTAACGATGAAAACTGAAGAATTTTACCAGACATCAAAGAGTGTGATAACTCCTTATGCAATTAAATCTAAAGAAGCTATTGGGCCGTACTATCTGGTATGTTATCTATACTGTCTTCATTTTTTCCCCTAAATGCACGTCTACTATT
Encoded proteins:
- the LOC111797592 gene encoding golgin subfamily A member 4-like, which translates into the protein MAISKFASLFIFLVLVFTHVRANVSVDVEAEHVVEVIRSDDSEVSDLKVELDELKSKIQKLESHLDEKSQELKRKDEAIAQKEKIISAKLDSISLLESEIASLQKKGQLDAEEQVVKAYARAHELERQVDDLKRQLEMLNAEKKSWETLANEAEKKMQKAILRLENFQKIHEEQENRIRVTERALEVTKEEMRKAKFEATSKIKELTEVHGAWLPPWLASHYGHFESLIKTHWNEHAKPAIDVAIQKASDKTAQAAKWAEPHVKTVKVKYIPAVKERWLVVKTNVKPHVETLTMKTEEFYQTSKSVITPYAIKSKEAIGPYYLEVKKFSKPYIDQVATATKPHVEKVRVVLKPYTKKLVHAYGKFLKSAAVYHHKVQGVVKENLHKHELTRPLATRELEWFAASALLALPIILLFNICSAIFWKKTKKPTRNTAHHARRKGKRGHPDK